The sequence TCGAAGGTGCCGGCGGCCACCCAGTCCACGCGGTGCCCGCCGGGCAGCATCCACCCCTCGGGACAGCGCCAGAACCTCACGTGGTGCCGCTTGGACGGGTTGCCCTCGACCTCCTGCTGATACGCGAGATCCTGTCGACGACCGAACAGGAAGAGCGGGCTGACGGGCGCCTCGTCGTAGCTGCGCCGCAGCACGGTCGACTGCACGATGCGCCAGGTCGACGCGGCGGTGATCTCGTCGGCGCGCGTCCATCCGGCCTCGGCCATGCATCGGGTGAGCTGCTCCTGCGTGCCGAGGACCGCGAGGTTCACCGGATCGCCGAGCAGGCCGTCGCTGGTTCGGGCGCGCCCGATGAAGTAGCTGGGCACGTAGATGCGCGTGAGGATGGAGTGCAGTCTCGGCAGCACGAGGTACGCGAGGAGCAGCCAGAAAGCGATCGCGAAGGCGATGGCCCACCAGCCCCACGAGAACGCCTCGGTGATGAGGAGGTAGGCGAGCCAGATCGCGGCGACACCGGCGAAGACGAAGAAGGCATCGTCGAGAGCCGCGTTGACGGAGAACCGCCGACGCTGGACCAGAGGATCCCGCCTCTTGACTGGTTCCGCCATGTCCACATCCTAGGAAGTGCCCGCACCGGTGAGAAGACGCTGATCGCGCACCGCTCGACGCGGCTGTTCAGCGCGTCCGGGATTCCGTCATGGCCAGGGCATCGGCGGCGCGCACGAGCGCGAGATGGGAGAACGCCTGCGGGGTGTTGCCGAGCTGCCGCTGCGCCACCGGGTCGTACTCCTCGGAGAGCATCCCCACGTCGTTCGCCAGCCCGCACAACCTCTCCATGAGGTCAGCCGCCTCCCCGCGCCGTCCGGTCAGGGCATACTGCTCGACGAGCCAGAACGAGCAGGCGAGGAACGCCCCCTCGGTTCCGGAGAGTCCATCCACTCCCGTCGCGGTGCGATACCGACGCACCAGCCCGCCCGACATCAGTGTCTGC is a genomic window of Microbacterium maritypicum containing:
- a CDS encoding LssY C-terminal domain-containing protein, whose product is MAEPVKRRDPLVQRRRFSVNAALDDAFFVFAGVAAIWLAYLLITEAFSWGWWAIAFAIAFWLLLAYLVLPRLHSILTRIYVPSYFIGRARTSDGLLGDPVNLAVLGTQEQLTRCMAEAGWTRADEITAASTWRIVQSTVLRRSYDEAPVSPLFLFGRRQDLAYQQEVEGNPSKRHHVRFWRCPEGWMLPGGHRVDWVAAGTFDRAVGFSLFTLQVTHKIDADIDIERDHIVRTLRDAHAGVRIVIIRDFSTGYHSRNGGGDSIHTDGDLPVIDLRHVTKAQPTAAMTEPDDQAPVTELRGLS